Within Sorghum bicolor cultivar BTx623 chromosome 2, Sorghum_bicolor_NCBIv3, whole genome shotgun sequence, the genomic segment GGTGTCGAGGTTGCGGCGACCATAGCAGCGGAGGGGTCGCCCTCGCCGACGCCGGCAAGCGCGGTCCTCTGGAGCAGATCTTGGACTCTGGTTGTCTGCTTCCAGTGGTGGGCCCGACGTCTCTGCGTGGAGACGCAGAAGGACCGAGCGAAGACGCATTTTTGGGTTCTACCTCAGCCTGGACACAAAATGGGTTGCAGGTTTGCCTCCTCCGTTGGAGCACGTTTTGACTGATAAAAACACTGTGTGCAACGTATTTTGGGTTTGGGTCACGTTATGCGTCCGCCGTTGGAGTGAGTCTAAGATAGACTCCTCAACTCTATCACGCATCCACACATTCAGGCAATAGTAGCGTCATCTCTGAGTTTGGAGTGTTTGcaagtgttaaagtttaacaggtatagtagtttttttgtttcatttaaaaattagtgtttaattatgaactaattaggcttaaaagatttgtctcgtaaattactttctagttgtgtttttagttttataaatagtctatatttaatactccatgcatgtgttcaaacatTCGATATGGTAGttgttaaaaaaaagaagaaaccaAAGAGACCTTTGTCTGGAAGATTATACCCTGCTGCGAGGTTCTTCCTCTTGCTCCTCCTCCAACAGAGAAAGCGCAAATCTAATATGTAAAAGTACAGCCATTTCTATTCATTTAGCTGAAAAGTCATAGCTAAAAATactatttattaatttattataagaaaaaatattattaaatggtTGATAGATTTAGCAGATAAgattaactaagtttaaaagattcgacTCGCAAAGTACAGagaaattgtgtaattaattatttttgtaaTCTAtggttcatacatgtgccgtaaaattcgatatgataaaaaatttaaataaatttgCAAAATTATATGAAATCACAGGCGTGACGTGATCCTACATAGGCTATGTAAAGAAGATTGGTAAGCTGTCGCCTGGGGTTATATCGACGAATGGTGTCAAATGTTTGTAATGGTATAATAACTCTCCCCATACATAGGCTATGTAAAGAAGATTGTAAGCTGTCGCCTGGGGTTATATCGACGAATGGTGTCAAATGTTTGTAATGGTATAATAACTCTCCCCATCCTCCAGGTACATTTGTAATTTCCTGGGTGCAAACCCCAAACAATTGTATGTACCAAGACACCTTCCatctctaaggccttgttcagttcgcaaaaaatggtgaaaaacggcactgtagcactttcgtttttatttgacaaacattgtccaattatagagtaactagactcaaaagattcatctcacggtttatagatgaactgtgcaaatagtttttgtttttatctatatttaatgctccatgcatgtgccgcaagatttgatgtgacggggaatcttgaaaaattttgcgaactaaacattgTTTACTTccagccaaaatccaaaaacttttcaagattccctgtcacatcgaatctttagacacatgtatggagtattaaatataaataaaaataaaaactaattgcacagtttggtcaaaatttacgagacgaatctttaagcctagttagtccataattggacaataattatcacaaacaaacgaaagtgctacagtgccgcgAAAAAATTTCCctccggaactaaacaaggcctaaactgcTGACATCAATAgaaaatatttaagtggagctctcGTCCTCTGATGACGTCTTAGGACACCTTCCACGATGCCGCCCGCTCGTACCTCTCTAGTCACGCCGAGAGTCATGTGTGTCTCGCACCGTTAgaccactcacaatgcaagactctatcacagagtttaagacaattaattacatattatttatagtattttactgatgtggcagcatatttattgaaaaaagaggtagaaaaaataagactccaagtcttatttagagcaAATTTAATAATACAGTCTACTTACTGGCTGTAAGGTTTCTTACAGCCTTCTCCcagcccacccatacaatagttagctattcactggcccacttatctctctcacaaagtttcttggttccGGTGCCTAaactggctgtaagcttacagcctgcttctcttctctctcatcccttctctcctccacctcattatttagccagcttacagcccactataatacttgctcttagactccaagtccacattgttcgaggtaataaataactttagactctatgttagagtctgcattgtgagtgccctaattagggcttgtttagtttctgaaaaattttggttACTATAGCAATTTCATttatttatgacaaatattgtccaattatagactaattaggctcaaaagatttatctcgtgatttacaagcaaactgtataattaatttttattttgactatatttaatgcttcatgcatgtgccgcaagattcgatgtgacggaaaatcttgaaaagtttttgctttttggagtgaactaaacaaggcctgttcTGGGTTGCTTAGGGCATCCTTAAtggcaaattgtaaaaataactAGCTAGATGAAGCTtagaaataataaaaaagaacaTTATGGTGGAGAATTATGTAAGTTATGAGAGAGTTGTTTTTAGAAGATTATGCTAGACTAGATATATGGAAGTCACTAGCTATTTAATCTTTCTTCTTGATAGCCAATAAAATTTCTCATAGTCTAACTATTTGGTAACTATTATAGATGCCCTTTTAAACTGGCCTGAATTGAGCATTGCATACGTTAGATCAGCTAGCGTGCCACGTCCGTGTGATACCAAAATAATCACCGTAACTCCATATAAATCTATCATAAAGTACTAATAACTAAGGTGCGAGAGACAATTTTTTCATCGAAACCTTAGTTTTAATTATTCCCTTATTTGTGTGCGATTTAGACTAAAAAAAGAGTGCAAAAATCAGATGTTCGAGATAAGGTTATCACCCACGACATAGCAAAacggaaaaaaaaatatagaaatagTGAAGCAGTGAATCCGAATCATGTTGACAAGATCACAATTGACTAGATCCAGAAACAGTAGTGAACGAAAGACACGAACAATGTAGCAACTACGACTGTAGGCGCTCGATAATATGAAGATGGAGAGtcattaaaaaaaatgaaacatgGAACTGAAGAACATGCATGCCGCTGGACGCTTCTTCAGTTGGTCGATCGCCGCGTAGCCCTGATGATATCTGTGAGCACCGAGGGGCAGCTTGCTTCCAGGTGCTTGTACCCCTCAGTCTCCAGGACGGCGTCAAGATATCCCGCGATGAACTCGACGCAGCTAGCCTTCAGCTGCGAGCAGCCATGCTGCTCCGCTAGCGCCAGCGTGGTCGCCGCCGTGTCGACGGTGATGCGGTCCGCCAGCCTGCCCTCGCAGATGAGCTTGAGCCTGTCAAGGCCGTACCTGTCCGCGCCGGCGAGCAGATGCTGCGCCATCGCCGTCGCGTCGTCCTCGCCCTTCTGGTTCTGGCCCAGCAGGTCCGGCGCCGTGTCGGTGTAGATGAACCCTAGCAGGGCCTTGAACGCCGCGGGCTCCATTTCCTTCACCTCGACGCGCTGGCACGCCACCTCCTTCATTCCCCCGAACAGCTCCGCCATGAACACCGGCGACCTCGAGGCAAGGATGGCCTTGTGCGCGGCGAACTTCTTGCCGGAGACGACGAACGTCACGTCCGCGCCCGTCCCCTTCCGCAGGAGCTCGCCCAGATGCCGGTGCAGGTCCGGGGACGGCAACGCAGCGTCGTCTGGGCGGCGACCGCGATCCATGGCCGTCGCCGCGGTATTactcggcgccgccgccgccggtgctcCTTTGAGCACGGTGATGCTGCATTGCACGGTGTAGGAATCGTCCACCAGGTAGCCAGATGCCTCCAGATCCTCTCTTGACGTCGCCTCGAGTGGATTGGAGTAATCGCCGGACTTGTAGAACTTGTGCGATAGGCTCTTCTCCTTGGACGGCTTCAGCCTCCCGGTCGGATCAACCAGGCGGCAGGTGAGCTTGGCCTTGACGTCGCCACCGCGCGCTTCGGAGAGCAACACGAGATTGAGCGTCACCGGGCGATGGCGGCCCGCCCAGTGATTCTTGGGACGCCAGTCGATCTGCCAGTCGTGGCCACCGACGGACCATTTCTGGGACTTGATGAGCTCGCCGTCGCTCATGGCCGTGGTGACCGAATGACCTTCCACCTTGAGCAGGAGGTCCTTGGAGCGGACAACCTTGGTGAGGTTTTGGACTTGCATGGTGGGAGATTGGATGACAGGGATCTACGGAGTACACAATTGCCTTGGTCCTTGGCGAATCTGTTTGTGTTCTTGGTTGCCCAAGCGCAACTTATGGACGCCGCCGGCAGGGTCGGTTGGGGTACTGTGGCGCACTGCGCTTAATTGAAGAGGTGACGCCTCGGATGCTGCGTATGCATCGTTCGAGAAGAGGTGACGCCTCGGATGCTGCGTATGCACTGCGTATGCTTCCTTGTTTAGGCCCGGCACTCGCAGGCTCTATtatggagtctaaagttatttattagctcgaacaatgtggacttggagtcttattttttctacctctttcttcaataaatatggtgccacatcagcaaaataccataaataatatgtaattaattgtcttggactccatgatagagtcttgcattgggagtgcccttagttcactacctaaaaatttttcatccatctcatcgaatctttagacacatgcatggaacattaaatgtagataaaaaaataaactaattacacagtttggttgaaaaccgcgagacgaatttttaagcctagttactcgaTAATtaaccttaagtgctacagtaactcacatatgctaatgacggattaattatgcttaatagatttgtcttgaagtttcctgacgagttatgtaatttgtttttttattagtttctaaaaacctcttccgacatccttccaacacatccgatgtgacacccagaaACTTTTgatccccaatctaaacagggccttagtttcTGAAAAGAAATTtcgtgatactgtagcactttcgtttgtttgtggtaattattgttcaatcatggattaactaggctcaaaacattcgtctcgtcaatttcgactaaactgtgcaaatagtttttatttttgtctacatttaatactccatgcatacgtctaaagattcgatgtgacggggaatcttgaaaaattttgggtgtttgggtggaagtaaacaaggccggccttgtttagttcacctcgaaatccaaaaagttttcaagatttccagtcacatcgaatcttgcggcacatgcatgaagcattaaatatagacgaaaacaaaaactaattacacagtttgtctgtaaatcgcgagacgaatcttttaatcctagttagttcatgattagacaatatttgtcaaatgaaaacgaaagtgctatagtagtgaaatccgaaattttttcggaactaaacaaggccttgtttatatgtgaaaattttttgaatttcgctactgtagcactttcgtttgtttgtggtaaattttgtccaatcatagactaactagggtcaaaaaattcgtctcgcgatttacagtcaaactgtgtgattagtttttattttcgtctatatttaatgcttcatgcatgtaccgtaagattagatgtgatagaaaatcttgaaatttttttggatttcagagtgaactaaacaaggcctttgtgtgGAGTATTTGGGGTAGTTTTCATATCAAGCAGTAGGcgtctcaggccttgtttactttcacccaaaatctaaaaacttttcaagattttccatcacatcaaatctttagaaagcatgcatgaagtattagatataaacgaaaataaaaactaatttacgagacgaatcttttaagcctagttagtccatgattggacaataattatcacaaacaaacgaaagtgttatagtgtcgcgaaaaaattttgggcaggaactaaacaagcatgttttatgagagtgtcatgcacattaaatatggtgccacataatcaaaattgctgacttggcagggttattaaatgaaggagtttcattagATGAGAGGGgtatgaaactcatgtggctcggtttcctagtttatagtcttgataactgtgtcatgaaactatgcattgagactggccgtAGAGTGTGTTTCTTTCGGCGTGTAAGAATTTGTTCAATTTTTTCACTCCATATAGGTTGTTTGGCCAGTCTCAGTAGGGGTTTCATGGCTCAGTTTTCAAAACATTTATATTTTCCTAATATATAATTGATAAAATTTCAGTTCACGGGAAAATTC encodes:
- the LOC8057938 gene encoding BTB/POZ and MATH domain-containing protein 1, translating into MQVQNLTKVVRSKDLLLKVEGHSVTTAMSDGELIKSQKWSVGGHDWQIDWRPKNHWAGRHRPVTLNLVLLSEARGGDVKAKLTCRLVDPTGRLKPSKEKSLSHKFYKSGDYSNPLEATSREDLEASGYLVDDSYTVQCSITVLKGAPAAAAPSNTAATAMDRGRRPDDAALPSPDLHRHLGELLRKGTGADVTFVVSGKKFAAHKAILASRSPVFMAELFGGMKEVACQRVEVKEMEPAAFKALLGFIYTDTAPDLLGQNQKGEDDATAMAQHLLAGADRYGLDRLKLICEGRLADRITVDTAATTLALAEQHGCSQLKASCVEFIAGYLDAVLETEGYKHLEASCPSVLTDIIRATRRSTN